In Silene latifolia isolate original U9 population chromosome X, ASM4854445v1, whole genome shotgun sequence, the following proteins share a genomic window:
- the LOC141619543 gene encoding transcription factor Pur-alpha 1, whose amino-acid sequence MDNQTGGNDAELVSKTLQVEHKLFYFDLKENPRGRYLKISEKTSATRSTIILPANGISWFINLFNYYLNSDDNDFFSKELQLDAKVFYFDVGENRRGRFLKVSEASMSRNRSTIIIPAGTTRDEGWAAFRNILAEINETVGLFALSNQDSEASERLVGLSDDVGAGFIATLSTPQSDLNAERPAEHPAQDESGGNMGASKVIRVDQKRFFFDLGNNNRGHFLRISEVAGPDRSSIILPLSGLKQFHETLGHFVEISKDKIEGMTSANVRTVDPPQR is encoded by the exons ATGGATAATCAAACAGGTGGAAATGATGCGGAATTAGTAAGCAAAACCCTACAAGTTGAACACAAATTATTTTATTTCGATCTTAAGGAAAATCCAAGAGGTCGTTATCTCAAAATTTCTGAGAAAACTTCTGCAACAAGATCTACTATTATTCTTCCTGCTAATGGAATTTCTTGGTTTATTAATCTGTTCAATTATTATCTTAATTCTGATGATAATGATTTTTTTAGCAAGGAATTGCAGCTTGATGCTAAG GTGTTTTATTTTGATGTCGGCGAGAATCGGAGGGGGCGGTTTTTGAAG GTATCGGAAGCTTCCATGAGCCGAAACCGCAGTACAATAATCATCCCAGCAGGTACCACCAGAGATGAAGGGTGGGCTGCGTTTCGTAACATACTAGCTGAGATCAACGAAACAGTAGGGCTTTTTGCCCTGTCCAATCAG GATTCTGAAGCTTCAGAACGTCTGGTTGGGCTATCTGATGATGTTGGTGCTGGCTTCATTGCTACATTGTCTACACCGCAATCAGATTTAAACGCCGAGAGGCCTGCTGAGCACCCTGCACAAGATGAAAGTGGTGGAAATATGGGAGCTTCAAAAGTTATCAGAGTTGACCAAAAGAGGTTTTTCTTTGACCTCGGGAACAACAACAGAGGCCACTTTTTGAGGATATCTGAG GTGGCTGGTCCTGATCGTTCTTCCATCATTCTTCCATTGTCGGGACTAAAACAGTTTCATGAAACGTTGGGGCATTTTGTGGAGATTAGTAAAGATAAAATTGAAGGAATGACTAGTGCAAATGTGAGGACAGTGGATCCTCCTCAGCGATAA